One Glycine max cultivar Williams 82 chromosome 6, Glycine_max_v4.0, whole genome shotgun sequence DNA segment encodes these proteins:
- the LOC100784962 gene encoding ubiquitin-conjugating enzyme E2 2, whose amino-acid sequence MSTPARKRLMRDFKRLQQDPPAGISGAPQDNNIMLWNAVIFGPDDTPWDGGTFKLTLQFTEDYPNKPPTVRFVSRMFHPNIYADGSICLDILQNQWSPIYDVAAILTSIQSLLCDPNPNSPANSEAARMFSENKREYNRRVREIVEQSWTAD is encoded by the exons ATGTCGACTCCTGCTAGGAAGAGGCTGATGAGAGACTTCAAGAGGCTGCAACAAGACCCGCCTGCAGGGATCAGTGGTGCCCCCCAGGATAACAACATAATGCTGTGGAATGCTGTCATATTTGG TCCTGATGATACTCCATGGGATGGAG GCACGTTCAAGTTGACACTCCAATTTACTGAGGACTATCCAAATAAACCACCGACTGTACGATTTGTGTCTCGCATGTTTCATCCAAATA TTTATGCTGATGGAAGTATTTGTTTGGATATATTACAAAATCAGTGGAGTCCTATTTATGATGTGGCTGCTATACTCACATCTATCCAG TCATTGCTTTGTGATCCCAACCCAAATTCTCCTGCAAACTCTGAAGCAGCTCGAATGTTTAGTGAGAACAAGCGTGAGTACAATCGAAGAGTGAGGGAAATTGTGGAGCAGAGTTGGACAGCAGATTAA
- the LOC100804403 gene encoding WRKY transcription factor 72A: MEFGSERSGHEVKDEKRSESSVGDEEDRREQEIVTQEPPLSTTERSTVEAGPNASSLTKKEEAVDELEVAKAEMGEVMEENQRLKTCLNRILNDYRALQMQFHNIVEQETKDSSDQKVNNNNDQYQIDESNLVSLSLGRLPTRNNNKVPNNKPLKEEAEKEDKEGLSLGLDCKFETSKSGISTTEYLPIHQSPNNSVEEVPKEEAAGESWQPGKGIKTARDATGEDEVSQQNPAKKARVCVRARCDTPTMNDGCQWRKYGQKISKGNPCPRAYYRCTVAPSCPVRKQVQRCAQDMSILFTTYEGNHNHPLPLSATAMASTTSAAASMLLSGSSTSHSGTRPSTAMTTADLHGMNFFLSDGSKLSKQYYLSHPAALSSSPSHPTITLDLTSNNNPSSSSSAALVKFTSNSNYNNTQRYPLSTSLNFSSSESNNATTSWSNNGFLSYNNTLPYNSNRNVTNVLSNINLGRQQQQPMENIYNSYMQRNNNVPISPPQHSLPDTIAAATKVITADPNFQSALAAALTTIIGSGSTTQGNHGGAGENLSQKMKWGELFPSSSSALPSSSTKVNGCASSFLNKSAANTQPGTALMFLQPPLPLSSPKSASGSPGDHIDKRN; this comes from the exons ATGGAGTTTGGTTCAGAAAGATCTGGTCATGAAGTCAAGGATGAGAAGAGAAGTGAATCTAGTGTTGGAGATGAAGAAGATCGTCGTGAACAAGAGATTGTTACGCAG GAGCCACCCCTGTCTACTACCGAAAGATCCACAGTGGAGGCTGGGCCAAATGCTTCTTCCCTAACCAAAAAGGAAGAG GCTGTTGATGAACTTGAAGTTGCCAAAGCCGAAATGGGTGAAGTGATGGAAGAAAACCAACGACTAAAGACGTGTTTGAACCGAATACTGAACGATTACCGCGCACTCCAAATGCAATTCCACAACATAGTTGAACAAGAGACAAAAGATTCTTCTGATCAGAAAGTGAACAACAACAATGACCAATATCAAATAGATGAATCAAACCTAGTTTCCCTCAGTCTTGGAAGACTTCCAACAAGAAACAATAATAAAGTCCCTAATAATAAACCATTGAAAGAGGAAGcagaaaaagaagataaagaagGCTTGTCCCTTGGATTAGACTGCAAATTTGAAACATCAAAATCTGGAATAAGCACAACTGAATATTTGCCAATTCATCAAAGCCCTAATAATAGTGTTGAAGAAGTGCCAAAGGAAGAAGCAGCTGGTGAGAGTTGGCAACCTGGCAAGGGAATAAAGACAGCTAGAGATGCTACAggagaggatgaagtttctcaACAAAATCCAGCAAAGAAAGCAAGGGTTTGTGTGAGGGCAAGATGTGACACTCCAACT ATGAACGATGGATGTCAATGGAGGAAATATGGACAGAAGATTTCAAAGGGAAATCCTTGCCCTCGAGCTTACTATCGTTGCACGGTTGCACCATCATGCCCAGTAAGAAAGCAG GTGCAAAGATGTGCACAAGACATGTCCATATTATTCACCACCTACGAAGGCAACCACAACCACCCTCTTCCACTCTCAGCCACAGCCATGGCCTCCACCACTTCAGCAGCTGCATCCATGCTATTATCCGGCTCATCAACCTCACACTCCGGAACAAGGCCTTCCACAGCCATGACCACCGCAGATCTTCATGGAATGAACTTCTTCCTATCAGACGGTTCCAAATTATCAAAGCAATACTACCTGTCCCATCCTGCAGCACTCTCATCTTCACCTTCACACCCCACCATCACTCTTGACCTAACTTCCAATAATAATCCATCCTCATCATCTTCTGCTGCTCTTGTTAAATTCACTTCAAACTCAAACTACAATAACACACAAAGGTACCCTCTTTCCACAAGCTTAAACTTCAGTTCCTCAGAATCCAACAATGCAACAACTTCTTGGAGCAATAATGGGTTCCTCAGCTACAACAACACTCTACCATATAATAGCAATAGGAATGTGACAAATGTCCTTAGCAACATAAACCTTGgaagacaacaacaacaaccaatgGAAAACATCTACAACTCCTACATGCAAAGGAACAACAATGTTCCAATCTCTCCACCACAACATTCTCTGCCAGATACCATAGCTGCAGCGACAAAAGTAATCACTGCAGACCCCAATTTTCAATCAGCTTTGGCAGCAGCACTTACAACAATTATTGGTTCTGGAAGCACTACTCAAGGAAACCATGGTGGTGCAGGGGAAAATCTGAGTCAGAAAATGAAATGGGGTGAACTgtttccttcatcttcttctGCATTACCTTCATCTTCAACAAAAGTCAATGGTTGTGCATCAAGCTTCTTGAACAAATCAGCCGCTAATACACAACCAGGAACAGCTTTGATGTTTCTTCAGCCACCTTTGCCTCTTTCTAGCCCCAAAAGCGCTTCTGGGTCTCCAGGAGATCATATAGacaagagaaattga
- the LOC100785494 gene encoding uncharacterized protein LOC100785494 (The RefSeq protein has 1 substitution compared to this genomic sequence): MEEPVMEQQPSAAASSGNTTRPRLQKYALRSVNKSKEDKSETPNCSNPTSETKRGRSVGASSVSKSVSVLDFSGKDKSGSAKPPRRLSIPAKTPATSRPKLGGNIIPITETTTGRNAFGQGRSKTPISDISKTSTRTKLNLLTSASYWLNQIKLSESAAKHSISLGFFKLALEAGCEPLGPMQEGLKSYVGRYQLDGLEETVIALFESYNISESMEQLQVSETISHVPEEGTRSSDDDVHSSSSTVGTRKLKPKCLNTDSAQLTPSTESTKKETSQKSNPGSRLRGNLSTNTTTPGPALDNRNNRLVKKSEKPSKQEPNKEKGMVKRQGKKSDVKVTASTPKGDKENMETPTTEENSVTEVV; the protein is encoded by the exons ATGGAAGAACCCGTCATGGAACAACAACCCTCCGCTGCTGCTTCCTCTG GGAACACCACCAGACTCAGGCTTCAGAAGTATGCGCTCCGATCTGTCAATAAATCGAAGGAAGACAAGTCAGAAACTCCCAATTGCTCCAATCCTACTTCTGAAACCAAGAG gggGAGAAGTGTAGGTGCTTCAAGTGTAAGTAAAAGTGTGAgtgttcttgatttttctggcAAGGACAAGTCTGGTAGTGCCAAGCCACCAAGAAGGCTCTCAATTCCTGCCAAAACACCAGCCACTTCAAGACCCAAGCTGGGTGGCAACATTATCCCAATCACTGAGACTACAACTGGGAGGAATGCTTTTGGTCAAGGCAGAAGCAAAACACCAATTTCTGACATTTCCAAGACATCTACCCGAACCAAGTTAAATCTCCTAACTTCGGCTTCGTATTGGTTAAACCAGATCAAACTCTCTGAATCCGCCGCCAAGCACTCAATTTCGCTTGGTTTCTTCAAACTAGCTTTGGAGGCAGGATGTGAG CCTCTCGGGCCAATGCAAGAAGGGCTAAAATCATATGTGGGGAGATATCAGCTTGATGGCCTTGAAGAAACTGTGATAGCATTGTTTGAGAGCTATAACATCTCAGAAAGCATGGAGCAGTTGCAGGTGTCTGAGACAATTTCACATGTGCCAGAAGAGGGTACTCGCTCTTCTGATGATGATGTGCATAGCTCTTCTTCTACCGTGGGGACTAGAAAATTGAAACCAAAGTGCTTAAACACTGATTCTGCTCAACTCACACCTTCAACAGAGTCAACAAAGAAGGAGACAAGTCAAAAGAGTAATCCTGGATCCAGGTTGAGAGGGAATCTCAGCACAAACACTACAACTCCAGGGCCTGCTCTAGACAACAGGAATAATAGGTTGGTTAAAAAATCTGAGAAGCCAAGCAAGCAAGAACCAAATAAGGAAAAGGGCATGGTAAAGAGGCAGGGAAAGAAATCTGATGTTAAAG TTACTGCTAGCACTCCAAAGGGAGACAAAGAAAATATG GAAACTCCGACCACTGAAGAGAACAGTGTGACAGAAGTGGTGTAA